GTCCAGACCTTCAAGTGTAATATCGATCAGTTTGAAAGCAATGTAATACGCAATGAGCGAGAACATCGCATTATTCCAGCCGAACACAAAGCCTGCGCCGGACAGGATGAACAGGTTGAAGAACATAACGACTTCCCCTACAGAGAACGGAAGCCTCTTGGATACAAGAATGGCTACAATCTCCGTACCATCGAGCGATCCGCCGTAACGGACAACGAGCCCGACCCCAACGCCGAGAATTACCCCTCCGAATACTGCTGCGAGCAGCGGCTCAACCGTAATGGGATGAACAGGATGGAGCAACTGGGTACCGATGGACATTACAATTACAGCAAATAGAGTAGATAAGGCAAATGTCTTACCGATCTGCTTATACCCGATAACCAGGAACGGCAGGTTAAGCAGGGTCAATAGAATACCGAGCGGTATATTGAAAATATGGGACAACATAATGGAAATACCGGTGATTCCGCCATCAATCAACTTATTGGGAACAAGAAAAATTTCAAGGGCAACAGACATCATGGCCGCTCCGATGACAATCATCACAATCCGCTGGGCCAGTCTTGCCGTCTTGAACACTCCAGACTTCTCCGGCTTCTTCTGTTCTTCATTCGTAAAGATATGTTGGCTTACAGTCATAGAACTCCCCCTATAAATAGTATATCTAAGAAGCTTACGAAAGCGAACGTACAGTCGTGCCTTCTCCCCTGTTCTTCTTATATTTCCATTATATCATAAAAGAAAGTCAAATAACGCATGTAAATTGATATAACCTTCGATAATCGATGATTCGGCCATCTTTTCTGTCATAATAGCGGAGATAAGAGCTGACACAGACTTTCTATGCGTTTGACATTACGGCTGCGCTCCCGGAACTTTGTCGGATCAATGAATTCACTCTGCTCCAGATCTCTGTCGAAGTCCTCAGCCAGCTCTGCAATAATCTCCGGACGGAGCAGCACCGCCGTCAGTTCGAAGTTGGAATAGAAGCTGCGCATGTCCAGATTGGCACTGCCGACGGTGCCCAGCAGGCTGTCGATAATCATTACCTTGGCATGCATGAACCCTCTGGTATAGCGGTAAAATTTCACGCCGGCGTCCTGCAGATTCTCCAGATACGACAGCGTGGCATAATAGACCAGCTTGTTATCCGGCTTCGCGGGGATAATGATCCTCACATCCACTCCGCTGAGGACCGCATTCTTCAGTGCCCTGCTTATCGCAGGGTCGGGGATGAAATAAGGTGAGGTCATCCAGATCCGCTGCCTTGCGGCGCAGATAGAAGCGAAATACATCTCCTGAGTGGCATCCATGGCCGTATCAGGCCCGCTCGCGACAATCTGTACAGCCTCCCTTCCGCTACAGCTGTGATCCGGGAAGAAGCGCGGATGGCTGATAATCTCACCGGACGCCAGCCGCCAGTCCTTGAGAAACACATATTGCAGCTGATAGACGGCATCCCCTTCAAGGCGCAGATGCGTATCCCGCCAGAAGCCCATTTTCGGATTTTTGCCCAGGTAATCATCGCCTACATTCATGCCCCCGGTAAATCCGGTCAGTCCGTCCACCACCAGGATCTTCCGGTGATTGCGGTAGTTGAACCGGCGGTCCGGCAGTGCAGTCAGCGGAGGCAGGAAAAAATAGACCTGCACCCCCGCGGTCTTCAGTGTATTCACAAAGCCCCGGCTTAGTTTATGGCTTCCAAGTCCATCGCACAGCAGGCGTACCCTCACCCCCTGGCGTACCTTGCGGACCATCAGCTCCTGGAACTGCCGGCCGATCCCGTCCTCCCGGAAAATATAAAATTCCATGTGGATATGCTCCTGCGCACCTTCCATCACCTCCAGCATGGACTTATACGCTGCCTGTGCGCTGGACAGCACTTCACACCGGTTGTGGCTTGTAACCGGACTGTCCGCCAGCCCCGAGAACAGATTCAGCAGCTCGGAGCGGTGTTCAAATCCGGGATTGCCGGTATCCTCCACCTGCTTGACCTTATGAATCTTGCCGGTAACATGAATGCGGATTTCCCGCAGCAAGGAGATGCACTGGTTGCCAAGCTTGCGGCTCTGCCAGTAATCACGGCCCAGGAAATAGTAGAACAGCAGACCGAGCGGCGGGCAGCAGAAGGTAATGCATATCCAGGCAAGCGCCCGCTGCGGACGGCGGAATTCGGAAGCGGTAATAATGGCAAGCTGCACAATAAAAAGACATAAGATAACGGCAAATATCCTCATTCCGGGCCTCCTGATCAACTGAATGAACTATTACTATCTATGCGGGCATAGGCTGCGCCTGATAACTTTCATGAGGACTCTGCGGCGTAAGAAGCCTGCGCTTACTACAGGTTTTGCCTTAACTCTCCTTCTTTATTCAAGTAAACCGTTGTCATGTTCACCTTAGTTATGGAATACATAGAGTAGTAGGACGAATCGGATAAGCCCCCTGCATCCCGACAGATTGTTTCAGTCAGTTCATACCCAGCGGCTGCCAAGGCCGCAGTAAGGAGACGTTATGAAGAGTCAGCCAAGTCAGAAAAAGATTACGCTGCTCGTTATGCGTGAGGCCGGACGGCCTGTGAAGCAGCTGCAGATGTCGAAGCCCTTTGCTCTGGCGCTGCCTGCCGCGGCCGCCCTGTCCCTTTCCAGTCTGGTCACCTCCATGCATATCCATGCCTCCCGGTCCATCGCAGAGCTGGAGGCCGAGGCGGCCGCCTTATCGCTGACCAATATCCGCATGGAGCTGAAGGTTGCTGATAAGGATCAGGCGCTACAGCAGCTGCGCGGCCAGGTAAGCGAGCTCTCGGAGGAAGCGGAGAGCATTAAAGACAAGCTGAAGAGTGTGACTGAGCTGGAGGAGCAGCTGCAATCGCTGATCAACAAGGAGACCACCTCTTCTGCTGCCGGTAGCGGTTCTAAAGCGCCTATCCGCACTGAAGATGTTGGCGCCAAGACCTACAGCGCAGCTACATCAACCTCCGCAGCTCTTGTCAAAAACAGCCAGCCGGTAGTGGCGGACTTGCCTGATACAAGAGCCGGAACCGGAGCCGCTGGAAGCTATGGCAAGGTCAGCCGGTTAAGCGCCGGCCCGTTCATCCGGGAACAGCCGGAAGCTCTCGCTGCCGCCGTATCGCCTGCCGTCAACTTCCGGATCAGGGCTGCTGCCACCGCACTGAGCTTGCCTGCGAAGCCGCAGGTCGGCGGTGAATATGTCGCCGTCTACGAGAATGATCCGCAGCGGCTGGTTGAGGAGACCAAGGACGACTTCGAGGAGATCCACAGCATAATGGATGAGATGATTGGCAGTATCTCAAGCACGATTACGCAGGCCGAGAAGGCACACAAGACAAGAGCGGAGTTTCAGGCAAAACAAGCCCAAGAGAAGCAAGCCCGGCTGGCACGGGCCGTGATGTGGCCTACCGGCTCGAAGGTCATCACCTCCAGCTTCGGTTACCGCTCCGATCCCTTCAAAGGGGTCTCTGCTTATCATTCCGGGATTGATATTGCAGGAAATATCGGAGATGCAGTATACGCGGCACTGGGCGGCGTGGTTACCTCCGCAGAACAAATGGGAGCCCGGGGCAAATATATCATAATCAAGCATGACAATGGACTGGAGACCTGGTACATGCATTTGAACCAGATGACGGTCACCCCCGGTGAGCGGGTCGGCAAAGGGGCGCAGATCGGCATGCTGGGCAGCACCGGGCGCAGCACGGGCCCCCATCTGCATTTTCAGGTCGTGAAGCAGAACAAGCCGGTGAATCCGCTCAATTATGTTAAGCCATTATAGGTTCAAGAGAATAAGGAGGAATGCTGGAATGTGGAACAGACGTCAACCGGGTGCTTCACCCAAGTCAACCGATTCGCTGATCGGACATGGCGGCACGCTTGAAGGGAAAGTGCATTGCGATACGAACCTGCGGATTGAAGGGAATTTCAGCGGGGAAATTCTATGTGAGGGTACTGTGACGGTGGGTGAGCAAGGCACTGTCCATTCCAGCATTGAGGCGCAGGAGATCATTATCGCCGGCAAGGTCTATGGAGACGTAACCGCCCAGCGGAAGCTGATTCTCACCGGAACGGGACAGCTGCACGGCAATATTGCCGCCGGTTCCCTGAGCATTACGGAAGGCAGCCTGCTGAACGGGGCTGTGGCCATGACCGAACAGCCCGCCCCTGAGACAGCGGGCGGGCTGCATACGGTCACTGTCAAGAAGACTGCAGGCAAGCGCAGAGAAGGCAAGCAGAGTAAGCTGGAGGGTGCATGAGCCGTAAGCTCACAGCCTGTACGGCTACTTTGACCAGCCCCCTCTTGCTCCTTACGCTGCTACATCCCTTTTACGGAACACAATCCATGATACCGCCATGAATACAACATAATACACAGCCAGGACGGCAATCGCGAACCCCAGCGTCGCTCCTCCGGGACCGGTATCCGACACCACATAATTGCTAAGATTCATATGGGCAAAAATCAGATAGTTCGCCCACTCATACCGGTCGGGGTTGAAGATGGCGATAAAGATATCCTTGGTGAACATGATCGACAGCGACAGTACAATCGCAAGGCCACTGGAACGGAACACGCTGGAGATCATGAAGGCAATGGCTGCTGTCAGGAACAACTCAATGTAGCTGCACAGAATAATCATGAAGACATATTCCCCTGGCCCCCAGCCCATCACCATGTCCCCTGCATTTCCTGCAGCCCTGGAAGAGAAAATAAAGGCAGAGCCATAGCCGAATAGGATCAGCACGCCCGTGCTGACAAGGCTGAAGATAACCAGCGAAATATATTTCGAGAGCAGAATCTTGGAGCGGCTCCAAGGGCGGATCAGCAACAGCTTAATCGTTCCCCAGGTGAATTCGCCCGCTACGGAGTCGGCAGCCACTAAGGCCGTGAAGATGGTATTCAGGAAAAATGCGATGGTTACGGTGGTCCGGAAGCTATCCCATAGCCCGACTACATTGCTCCCGTTCGTGGTGAAATGAATTAGCGCCGGAAACAGCGCGCTCATCAGTGCCAGCAAAACCAGCATAATCCATGTCCGCAGACGTCTGAATATTTTGATATTCTCATTATGTATGAGAGAAGCGAACTCACCCAATGCCTTCACCTCCTGTAATTTCCAAGAATTGATCTTCGAGCGAACGGGACAGCGCCTTGATGCTGTAGACCTTAATCCCGGCAGCTACCAGCTTGGCATTCAGCTCGGCAATCTCCTCCCGAACCGCCTCTACCGCTATTCCGCCTTCCATAATCACGCCTTGGCCGATCTGCGCCAGTGCAGCCTCAGGGTTATCTACCTCGAAGAAGGTCTGGCTTACCGGTACCGCTGCATCCCCGACCGTCTTAAGCTGCTTCACATCGATCAGGCGGCCGTTCTGAATAATCGCCACACTATCGCACATCAGCTCCATCTCGGACAGCAGGTGACTGGAGACAAACACGGTTGTCCCCTCAGTCTGACACAGCTTGCGCAGATAATCACGCAGCTCGCGGATACCCTGCGGGTCCAGTCCGTTGGTCGGCTCATCGAGAATCAGCAGCTTCGGCCGGTGCAGCAGAGCCTGGGCCACCCCCAGCCGCTGGCGCATCCCTAAGGAATAGGTCTTGACCCGGTCATCGATCCGCTGGCTGAGGCCGACCAGCTCCACTACTTCATTGATGCGCTCTTTGGTCACGCCAGGCACCATGCGGGCGTACTGGCGAAGATTCTGGTATCCGGTTAGGAACTTGTACATTTCAGGATTCTCTACGATGGCCCCCACATTGGCTATGGCCTCTTCAAAATGATCTTTGATGCTTCGTCCGCAGATCAGGATATCCCCGCGGCTAATGGAGATAAGTCCTACCATCATACGGATGGTAGTGGTTTTACCGGCTCCGTTCGGCCCGAGGAATCCGAAGATTTGCCCGGGTGGAATGTCGAGTGTCAAGTCGCTGATCAGCGTTTTGGAGCCGATCTTTTTGGTGACCCCCATCAGGCTGGCTACGGGCTTCACCACTTCTGCCGTATTCGGCATAACTTCACTTCCTTTCGTAGGTTTGGTGTGAAAAGGGTATAGATTAAAATTAAAGTGTCCATCGTAACTGCGGGTAATGTTTGGACCTCCGTTACTTACACTTTATTGTTAAATCCAAAACCTGTTTCAACCATTTATATATTTTACCACACCTTCCCTTTTCCCTGAAATTAGGGAAGATATGCAGGGAAAGGATAGAAAGCAAGTGGAAACGACTTGGCACAAAATCACCCTAACGGGTGAAGGATGCTGATGCCTCATCGCCATCTGGTGACATACATCCAGCCCATATGCCTTTTGACCACACCATTGTAGTCGGTTTTCGCATACGTTCTAAAGGGTTCCTTCCTTTCCTG
The sequence above is a segment of the Paenibacillus sp. FSL R7-0204 genome. Coding sequences within it:
- a CDS encoding bactofilin family protein, yielding MWNRRQPGASPKSTDSLIGHGGTLEGKVHCDTNLRIEGNFSGEILCEGTVTVGEQGTVHSSIEAQEIIIAGKVYGDVTAQRKLILTGTGQLHGNIAAGSLSITEGSLLNGAVAMTEQPAPETAGGLHTVTVKKTAGKRREGKQSKLEGA
- a CDS encoding M23 family metallopeptidase yields the protein MKSQPSQKKITLLVMREAGRPVKQLQMSKPFALALPAAAALSLSSLVTSMHIHASRSIAELEAEAAALSLTNIRMELKVADKDQALQQLRGQVSELSEEAESIKDKLKSVTELEEQLQSLINKETTSSAAGSGSKAPIRTEDVGAKTYSAATSTSAALVKNSQPVVADLPDTRAGTGAAGSYGKVSRLSAGPFIREQPEALAAAVSPAVNFRIRAAATALSLPAKPQVGGEYVAVYENDPQRLVEETKDDFEEIHSIMDEMIGSISSTITQAEKAHKTRAEFQAKQAQEKQARLARAVMWPTGSKVITSSFGYRSDPFKGVSAYHSGIDIAGNIGDAVYAALGGVVTSAEQMGARGKYIIIKHDNGLETWYMHLNQMTVTPGERVGKGAQIGMLGSTGRSTGPHLHFQVVKQNKPVNPLNYVKPL
- a CDS encoding ABC transporter permease, whose translation is MGEFASLIHNENIKIFRRLRTWIMLVLLALMSALFPALIHFTTNGSNVVGLWDSFRTTVTIAFFLNTIFTALVAADSVAGEFTWGTIKLLLIRPWSRSKILLSKYISLVIFSLVSTGVLILFGYGSAFIFSSRAAGNAGDMVMGWGPGEYVFMIILCSYIELFLTAAIAFMISSVFRSSGLAIVLSLSIMFTKDIFIAIFNPDRYEWANYLIFAHMNLSNYVVSDTGPGGATLGFAIAVLAVYYVVFMAVSWIVFRKRDVAA
- a CDS encoding ABC transporter ATP-binding protein — protein: MPNTAEVVKPVASLMGVTKKIGSKTLISDLTLDIPPGQIFGFLGPNGAGKTTTIRMMVGLISISRGDILICGRSIKDHFEEAIANVGAIVENPEMYKFLTGYQNLRQYARMVPGVTKERINEVVELVGLSQRIDDRVKTYSLGMRQRLGVAQALLHRPKLLILDEPTNGLDPQGIRELRDYLRKLCQTEGTTVFVSSHLLSEMELMCDSVAIIQNGRLIDVKQLKTVGDAAVPVSQTFFEVDNPEAALAQIGQGVIMEGGIAVEAVREEIAELNAKLVAAGIKVYSIKALSRSLEDQFLEITGGEGIG
- a CDS encoding YitT family protein, which codes for MTVSQHIFTNEEQKKPEKSGVFKTARLAQRIVMIVIGAAMMSVALEIFLVPNKLIDGGITGISIMLSHIFNIPLGILLTLLNLPFLVIGYKQIGKTFALSTLFAVIVMSIGTQLLHPVHPITVEPLLAAVFGGVILGVGVGLVVRYGGSLDGTEIVAILVSKRLPFSVGEVVMFFNLFILSGAGFVFGWNNAMFSLIAYYIAFKLIDITLEGLDQSKSVWIISDKFRDIGEALTERLGRGVTYLDGEGGFSGDNKKVIFVVITRLEEAKLKSIVEDWDSDAFIAIGNIHDVKGGRFKKKAIH
- the cls gene encoding cardiolipin synthase — protein: MRIFAVILCLFIVQLAIITASEFRRPQRALAWICITFCCPPLGLLFYYFLGRDYWQSRKLGNQCISLLREIRIHVTGKIHKVKQVEDTGNPGFEHRSELLNLFSGLADSPVTSHNRCEVLSSAQAAYKSMLEVMEGAQEHIHMEFYIFREDGIGRQFQELMVRKVRQGVRVRLLCDGLGSHKLSRGFVNTLKTAGVQVYFFLPPLTALPDRRFNYRNHRKILVVDGLTGFTGGMNVGDDYLGKNPKMGFWRDTHLRLEGDAVYQLQYVFLKDWRLASGEIISHPRFFPDHSCSGREAVQIVASGPDTAMDATQEMYFASICAARQRIWMTSPYFIPDPAISRALKNAVLSGVDVRIIIPAKPDNKLVYYATLSYLENLQDAGVKFYRYTRGFMHAKVMIIDSLLGTVGSANLDMRSFYSNFELTAVLLRPEIIAELAEDFDRDLEQSEFIDPTKFRERSRNVKRIESLCQLLSPLL